GGAAGGCTCCCCGAGAAGCCGATCGACGACAGCGCCGATCAAGGCATCCTCTGAGGGATTGAGTGCGAGGAACTTGACCCCTATCCCGGTGATCACACCCGGCCCGATCTCCACCCAGACTACTTGCGCAGGGATCAGCAGCATGTGGGAAGTCTCGTGCAGCTCAAAAGAGAGCAAGGTCACAGTCCCTAGTGTGGGCGGAACATCCATAGTGGTAATAAACATCCCGCCCCTGCTCTGACTCAGGCAAGTGCCATGTCGCTCCTTTCCCGCCCCGGTGAACTCCACATCGAACTGGACTCGGACTCGGGGATGGGCTCGTTTTCTTGCGATGAACCCCCATTGGAGTATCCGGTCTGCGTCGACCGGCTCATCAAAAGCAAAGCCATGGGGGACGCTCGTTATCAGATCGGTTGACATGGGCCTATCACGCCAGACAACAAGCCCGGGCAGCGGTTTTTCCTCCATGACCTGGACCACTACCGAGGTCCTAAGGGGGACGGTCTCGGGCAGCAGCAGTCCCAGTCCCCCGGGACTGATGGAGTTGGTCTTGCCGGTGATCACCTTGCGCGCCTCCTGGCTTAGGAGAGTGCACTCTACGGGTAACCAGACCATGAGGCGCGGGTAACCGCGGACATGTGTGTAGGAAGACACAAGTTTCCTCCACGGCGAAGGAGAGCAAGGACCATGCCAGAGCGAGGGGTCCTTGCCGAATAGACGCTGTTTGAGCGAAGACAGGGGGGATGACGCGATGAACGAGCCAACGATGGAAACCCTGGCAGGACGGCTGGATCGGGTGGAGCAGGAGAATCGGTGGTTGAAGCAGGCCGGAGTGGTGGCCCTGGCCGTGATCGCCG
This genomic window from Candidatus Methylomirabilota bacterium contains:
- a CDS encoding PilZ domain-containing protein, encoding MSSYTHVRGYPRLMVWLPVECTLLSQEARKVITGKTNSISPGGLGLLLPETVPLRTSVVVQVMEEKPLPGLVVWRDRPMSTDLITSVPHGFAFDEPVDADRILQWGFIARKRAHPRVRVQFDVEFTGAGKERHGTCLSQSRGGMFITTMDVPPTLGTVTLLSFELHETSHMLLIPAQVVWVEIGPGVITGIGVKFLALNPSEDALIGAVVDRLLGEPSPSPDSSLPPSP